The genome window gtttaaaacaaaaacaaaaacaaaacaaaaaaaaccccaaaacactcccaccaataaaataaaaacacacatgTATCTCTTGCAGTGATGCAGATTTTTCCAGCATGTGGTTGGCACCCCTAGCAAAAATAGCTTCTGAGGCAAAAAGTGGTGACATCTTGGAAACATCTTGCTGTGACAAACACGAAAGTACAGGAGAGTCTGGAAAAAATCTCAGTGTCTCTTGTTGCtggaaattgcatttaaaatggaAGCAATGAACTTCTATGTGATGTAGAAACATGCGTTCCACCTTTGTCTGACTTTCGAGGGTATTTATGAGCAAATAGGTTTTGGCAAGGGAAAACGCACCTGGTTTTATGGACTAGTCACTGCTATTTGGTTATGATATACACAGGCATAGATTGTGTTAAAATGAGAGATATTTCATTGCTTTAGTGTatggaaaaataagaattacaATGATGCCCTTGTCTGTTTAGCTGTTCTGAAGGACAAAGTCTTATTTTGAACACTCTCTGTTGAGCTAGCCATAAACAAGAAGAAGAGTGGACCATTCCCTTCAAGAACATACAGGACTAGTATTCAGGTCAAGGCAGTGATGACAGTGGAAAGGTACTGTAGGAATCATGATGAGTGGAACGTGTCCAAAGTTAGGAATACCACATGCCATACTGATCAGcattatcacagaattattGTGCTGTTATTCTTGcaaatttttgtattttgatttcTAGTCAGAAACTGGAATTCATGGTGATGACAGCAAATCTCAAATGTAATTTCATCCAGTGAAGTATATTCATTTTGAATCTAGGAGCTGAACTGGAAGCTATGACTATTCTCTACTTgctgtaaaataattaaatctaggggaagaaaaaaagaccagaaaattgaaattttgTGTTAATGACATAATTAAAACGCAAAGGTGGTTCTCTCTCTCTTNNNNNNNNNNNNNNNNNNNNNNNNNNNNNNNNNNNNNNNNNNNNNNNNNNNNNNNNNNNNNNNNNNNNNNNNNNNNNNNNNNNNNNNNNNNNNNNNNNNNATTTGCCAGCCGCAGAGTAATGTAGGATTCTCAGAAGCACACGTACCCAAGTATCACCAGCTGTCAGCCACCTCACTTCGGACTGACTGGCCACCAGTGCCGCTGTGCCAAGAGCTGTCTCACAGGTAGAGGGGCTACGTACCTCGCTAGGAGTAGAAATTGATGCTCCCTCTGCTAGGAACCGAGCACGGGAGGCAGAGGTTGGCAAATCTGCATCCACGATGTAGAAGCCATGGTGATGAAGGAGACGAACAAAATCTTTCATGTTGCCAACATCAAAAACTCCTCCTCTGGCCAGTACTTCTGTTGTGAAGAACGGCTCCTCAATCACAATGAAGTCTCCGTCATCGCCCACCAAATGGACTGGAAGCCATCACTCTCAACAACTTTCCGGAGATGGTTGAGAAAGGAGCAGGATGACATGTCGTGGGCTTTGCCGGAGCACTTCTCAGAGGGaccacagcatcttcttttgGCACAGACTTCCCcaggagaaaatggagaagtCTTCTCCTCTTGGAGAGGTCCAAGGGCAGCATCCGCAGCTGCTCTTTTACCACGGAGTCGGTGGGCAGCAGATGCCGAGACTGCCGACTGGGTGTTTGGAAGAGAAACACCCGATGTTTCTAAGGAAGGTGTCTCCATTGGAATGGTGAATTTTTCACCTGGGCAGAAATTCCTGTCCACGACGGTTCCCGCAGCCAACAAGGCTtgtcctgccagcagcagcaggaagcgCAATGGCACCCGTGCTGCGGGCAGTGGGACCTTCACAAACGTCACCATGGGGACGTTCCACTGCGTCACAGCCGCATCACAGGGCAGAGAACGTTTGCTGGCAAAATGGGGCAGCCAGGTACACCTTAATTAAGGAAATAGGATCCAAGGTATTTCTGCTACCCAAACCAACAATTAAAAAGATTCCtatcttttccttcctgaggagtatttatttaataatgCCTTCACTGGCTCtttagatatatatatgtatatacatacgtAGGCACACATACATGCATTTACACCCATAGAGATATCAATATATGGCCTAAGGGGTGTTTTCTGTGTTTGACCATAGGAAGCGAATGTGAGAACTATGGCTTACATATGATAAAGAGGAAGGAATTCCTCTGATCCCTTATTCAGTCAAGAGTCATGAGTTCTTCTCCTGTCCTGTGTTTTACTCTTAGGGAGAATTCAAGAATAATAATGCTTAGACAACACAGTCTTGTCTTGTACTGGTCGCTCTGTGATTCAGAGCAAGCCAAGATGGTGATTGATTAACACATGGTGAACACAATTATCTTTCACTTCTCCAACCGCCCCATAATCCAAGATCATTCCTTTCACTCTAAATTGCCCATTTTTACAATAGCCCGTTATTAAGAGTAGGTGGCCAACGGGAAGATCATCCGTGGAAAGAAGAGCTCCTCTGAGGAATTCTTAAATCTAGGCACTAATTGAGTGATAAACCCTTCAAAGATGTAGAGAGTCAAAGGTTCCCTCACGTGGAAGCACAGCAAGCAACAAAGGCGACATGGATATCTAGCTTGTAAGTGctgtccttctctgcagtgGACTCCCACCCCTTGGCAGTGGAATATAAAGAAATGCAATAGAGAAGGCACAAGCCTGCTTTTCCCCCCCATCaaacctgcagcacaggcaACAGAAGAGGGCATGTTCTGAGTGGCAATCTTTTGTTCCCTTTGCAGAGCTCCCATGTTACACAACTGCCCACCCACTCTGCCAAGAGAAAACACTTTTGAGAGGTTGGGAAATACTTGGTAAGGTTTGCTCCCTTCTCCTGATGCTTTGAGGAAAACGTTTCCATTCTTTTCAAGCTCCAAGTCCACCGGCACCTGATCACGTACTTCAcacctcttttttcctctactgAAGATAAATAGAGGATCTCTTTAAAGCTCCTCTGCAAGTGTTTGAGTCCTTCTTCTGTAAGCAAAGGATACAGTCGCAGACTGCAACACAACCTCCTCACTGCCTTCTGtaacaaaccaaccaacctgCACTGCGCTCCAGCTCCTTGTCCCAGGAAGGCAGGCATTTGCTCTAGCACAAATGATTCCACTCTGACATGTTCTGCACATCAGCCACGTGCTGCCACTATCAGCAAAATGAAGGTCTcctcaaattttaaaatatttgaatctAGAGCAAAATGCAATCAGGAAAATATCCCCTTCATACTCTTAGACAGGTGCCTCTTGGTCATGCTAACTACTTGAAGGCTTTATTTTTAGAGAGGAGGAAGTCAAAATGTGGAAAGGACTGACAGCACAGATATAAGCTCAGCTGTGCTAATACAGAGAGTTTGAATTTGATACTTAtaaaaaaactttcattttttttaacaatatatTGCTAGTGTTCATTCTAATGCACAATAGATTTTATGAACCTTTAATTtggtaggaaagaaaagataaatatttccaGCTCTCGTTTGACAAAATAGTAAAATGTTGTAGATTTAGTGAATACCTGTTAAATAAAATCCTGGGCAAGATTATGgattttcaaataattaaaacataattttgGAAAAGGGTCACgttaaattttttttccaattcattTAGTCTTGATGTCCTTAATTCAAAGATCAATTATTTCATAATAACATTGTGCATGATTTTATGAGCATAATAGCTGAATGGAGATTTAAGGTAGAGCATATGAGAGTTTAAAGAGTGTCTATTATTTCTCAACATGCAATACAGCAGCAAAAGAAgttaaagaagcagaagaggaggaagtgGCGCTTCAAAGCAACAACTATATTTATGAGGGAATCTCCTAATCATCTGGACCAAAGACCTTACATTTTCTTGTATCTCCCTTGATACTATCTACATACTGCAAGTGCTTCTTGACTGAGGATCTGTCAATTCACTGTTCAAATCAGTGAATCAGGTAGAGAAACGGCTTTCTGTACCATCgcagaagatgagaaaaaaagcagcagcacaaactACCGTCACCTCATTCCAGAGATGACTTTCATTTTGAGACTTCCATCTCATTCCTTCTTCTTACTCAGGTTCAGTACCTGctttctcacagaatcacagaatcataggggtcGAAGGGACCTATGGAGATCATCTGGTCCCTACAGGTTCCCTAtagtaggttgcacaggaaatCATCCAGGGAAGTCTTGCGTATCTCTGGAGATGTGCAGAAGGAGGTATGcagaaggagattccacagcctCATAGATTCATAGACAAATTTCATTTGAAGACATGctgttttcatctgtttctgtgCTGAATGGTGAAACTGCAAGGATTTTTTGcttataaaataatattgatGACCTTACTTTGTAATTTTGAGGCCCATGGACACATAAATGTGAGACATCGCTAAACAAACACAAGCCTTTTCCCACACTGGTGATTCATATTAACATGTTCGTCAAAAAGGCCTTTACTATAATTTCTGTTTGTATGACAGTTAAAATTATCTGCAGCAAGGTCAAACACATCACACCAGGAAAATCTATCAGTGACCCAGATTAGCTAAGCTTCTTCCCAGACTTCATTTCCAGGCACTCTGGTTTGAGGGCACCAGATCCTTCAGGGAGGAAAGCTAAGCTGTTCCTGCTTACCAGATTACCCAGAGACTTCAAAGTCCAGTAAAGTAATGTCTTGTAGTAGCTTTAGGTtcttcagctctgctcctgACCAGAACACTAACCATTATATTCAACAAAAAGATCACACAAAGTACTTAATTCTCTTGGCATAATTTCTAGACTGTATTATTTTGGTCCAGTAGAATATCTAATTTTAGATACCAAATCCTATCCTTAATTAAAATCATCACGTTGTCTGTAACACTAAAAGGCACCATATGGCTTTATGTCACTAGAAACCACCATCTCTAATagcttttttcctgttgctggcaATGATACAAAATGGAATTGAAGAAAATTGAACAATTTCACTTATTTTAGCTTATTTCCCAGAGGCTTCAGTTCAGCACTTCCAGAATAAGATCTCCGTCCTAAGTCAGTGGGTGGGAAGTACAAAACAAGTAATAAACTGAGCTCTTGAAACTTTAATTTCCCAAGCCCCAGCTGTAACTTGATctacattataaaaaaatacaaacagaataTAAAGCCTCTCCAGAAAGTAGTCTTCTTTCCACCTCTATGACTACTGGATAATCCAAAAGCTAGCTGTGCTCCTGAGGTTTCACATTCACAAATGGTAACACCTATCCAGTTAAAATGTTAGAACCCCATGCTGAAGGTAACAAAAAGGAAACCAATTCTTTTTGTCTTTACCCACTTCCTTGTTCTGCAGGCAGTGAAGAATGCAGTCATGGACTGGGTTCTTGGACATTTCATTTTGAACCAGTTCTAACTACAAAGTTCACTGTAAAACTTTAGAAAGGTAACAGGGGTCTAGGCTAAAACACAACATGATCTACTGGCCTATGCAAACACCAGTTAACTTCTTAATTTTGTGGCTGTAGAAGAATAGAAATATAAGATGGCTCTAAATTTGAAAATCAAGCTCAAATCTAAATCCAAAAGTGATTTTACATCAGGGAAATGTTGCTAACTGATAATGAATCTATCTATTCTTTAttgaaagcagttttctgtAGGTGTAAAGAAATTCAGTAGAGAATGGTTCTCTGCTGTGCTAGATTGCCAAATACTAATCCACCTAGAACTGCATTCAAGCAATATTAACCCACAGCATGAGGCAACAAAAAGCACTATATTTTTTGGCACAGCCCATTTCTAATCTTTCAAGACCCAATGGCATCTGGGAAAAGAATGATCCCAAATGTGAATGATAATGTCCACCGCGCTACAGTAGAAATACTATAAAATTTGGGTATAATAAtcagtagacttttttttttttctcttatagtTTTTCAGCATGTATATAAAATAGCTATATAATTTTCTGAGTTAAAACATGCCTTATTTTTATCAGTAATCTAAAATGAAGGGTAACTTTTTGCTCTAAAATAATACCAGCTAGCTCTCTAACCCTCCATCTATATTTTTAGGTCACTAAAAAACACATATTTCAGTTTATAGCAAGTCATTTCCTAGCTCTGAAGATCTTGCAGAAGcctgaaataaaatatcaacCTTTGAATTTCTTTAACCTAATTGCAAAGCTCCCCAAATCTGAGTGGTATCACTTCCCTCTCTACTAATCTATCTGCCCCAGGAATTCTGGAAGCATATAGGAGTAAATTGGTCTGCAGAGGCATTAGATTTACTAGCCCTACCTTTTAATCCTACTTTGTATCATACTCCAGGTCAACAAACCTACACTAGATGTTTGATTATCTCCTAAATCCACGCTAGAACCCAAACCCTGAGGGATTTGTTGAATCTATGAACCCATAGACattaatataatgaaaaattgGATTTGGctgttgtcatggtttcatgatttttcattatcagtattccacatcataacatcatgcaatgcactgggggtttgactgctgatgctcaagttccgggtgcctgtccagcggagaagagcagctacgtttcccgagggggctttgcggtcagcgaggagatataactcccggcaaggtcacctgatgctctcttctttgcctgcgctgcttcgcttgcgcttctctgcctgcgcttctctgcctgcgcttctcNNNNNNNNNNNNNNNNNNNNNNNNNNNNNNNNNNNNNNNNNNNNNNNNNNNNNNNNNNNNNNNNNNNNNNNNNNNNNNNNNNNNNNNNNNNNNNNNNNNNCTGACATCATCCCCCACTACGGTGATCCTTGttttaacgaagacttggaagcaaatcaccatatcaatacgacaagaagagcactgagacatcttggaaacgacaggatggcgacaccagataacaaacaaattaacaactaaataacaaatgtaaatcctctgataagattgtgaacctggagtacccagccagtggggaaacaggggagaggagggaggcaagggggagaaaacagggtataaaggctgtcatgttgtgtccataggtgcgctcctgcttgcgggacgcccgccattgcaatcgcgaataaaatctgcttttatcagagataccgtcctgacaaaattatttggatatttccaacagaaaaCATCTGAGATTTCACAAAACCTTTCAATTTCTGCCTTCTTTGAGTGGTAGTATATAGAAAATTGGTCATATACAATGAAAGATAATGCCTGCTTATAAACCATAGTTTAAGTGACAGCTatagaaaggagaaagaataagGAGAGAACTGGAGAAAGGGCGATTGTTTTTTCTAGTGTGAATTCTCATTATTCCGTGTTGGCTGTCTTGCTTGATATGTATTTCCTTCTGCCAAGACTGTCAGAAACAGTATGTACCTAGTAACAATAAATCATTACAATATGTACATGCTAGGAATGCAGAGTTGATGGGATTTAAATGTATGGATGCACCAAAAGTTTAGTGCCTTCACAAATCTGTGATCCAGAAGTTTAAACATTTGATAAAGTGAAGTCTTGTATTTAGTATTTCTGTTTCAACATTAAGTTTTTACTATAAGTAGCTAATAAATCTCCAAATGTGAGGTATTTGTGTTCTGCAGTAAGATTAAACAGTTTCAAAAGTAGTTGTAAATTACCTCTGTGCTTGGCCCAACTGTAAACCGCAAGATATAGCTTTATCCACTGTAGTTAGATTTCCAACCATGTATTTCAAGGCATGTAATGTGTTCGCAGCTGTGTTGTTAAAGTGAATTAAAGCTGAGCATAAGTAGTTGCTGGACTTTGAAGATGTCCTCCAAATTGTAGAGAACTTGCAGAAAAGTCGTGATTTATCAAGTGCTCACTGAGAGCATTTGTTTCACCCCTCCATGGGAAGCTTTAATAGTACTACCATCCTACTGATCTGGACAGGGCATCTATAATACACTCAAGAAAATGTGTGTCCTCGAGAGTCTGAAGAGAATAGTGAACTGTAGAATGAAAAGTAATAAAGAGACCTTGTCAGCCTGTAGTATTTCT of Meleagris gallopavo isolate NT-WF06-2002-E0010 breed Aviagen turkey brand Nicholas breeding stock chromosome 10, Turkey_5.1, whole genome shotgun sequence contains these proteins:
- the LOC109369125 gene encoding LOW QUALITY PROTEIN: uncharacterized protein LOC109369125 (The sequence of the model RefSeq protein was modified relative to this genomic sequence to represent the inferred CDS: inserted 1 base in 1 codon; deleted 1 base in 1 codon); the protein is MGAGRDDTVLGLRITKTCVPVQTDKTWKEKIGIFLIVGLGSRNTLDPISLIKCTWLPHFASKRSLPCDAAVTQWNVPMVTFVKVPLPAARVPLRFLLLLAGQALLAAGTVVDRNFCPGEKFTIPMETPSLETSGVSLPNTQSAVSASAAHRLRGKRAAADAALGPLQEEKTSPFSPGEVCAKRRCCGPSEKCSGKAHDMSSCSFLNHLRKVVESDGFQSIWWXDDGDFIVIEEPFFTTEVLARGGVFDVGNMKDFVRLLHHHGFYIVDADLPTSASRARFLAEGASISTPSEVRSPSTCETALGTAALVASQSEVRWLTAGDTWVRVLLRILHYSAHLQGEENASGSDDNATGPPTPVIDTAAAPLPVAGPVCALSIAAEPTATPTPTVQPENQSVPQRQDEKMPNESQNI